A portion of the Tenacibaculum todarodis genome contains these proteins:
- the rnc gene encoding ribonuclease III has product MNNFLRRIVKPQNKEDEDFYYEMKELLNFKPIKLSHYKKAFTHRSIKETDSKGNPINYERLEFLGDSMLGSVIASYLYKKVPSGDEGYLTQMRSKIVSREHLNELGKDLELINFVKSNISNDHIGDNIHGNIFEALIGAIYLDRGYNYCNQFIYDKVIEPYVDIERLEGKITSYKGLIIEWCQKQKKKYSFDTYEDTGNQNIKHFSVKISIDGNFVAKGRATSKKKAEEQASKRVYYAMQDLITG; this is encoded by the coding sequence ATGAATAACTTCCTTCGTAGAATAGTAAAACCTCAAAACAAAGAAGATGAGGACTTTTATTATGAAATGAAAGAATTACTCAATTTTAAACCAATAAAGCTTTCGCATTATAAAAAAGCATTTACACATCGTTCCATAAAAGAAACGGATAGTAAAGGAAATCCAATTAATTACGAACGCTTGGAGTTTTTAGGTGATTCTATGTTGGGTTCTGTAATTGCTTCTTATTTATACAAAAAAGTTCCGTCTGGAGACGAAGGTTACCTTACACAAATGCGCTCTAAAATTGTAAGTAGAGAGCATTTAAATGAGTTGGGTAAAGACCTAGAACTTATTAATTTTGTAAAAAGCAACATTTCTAACGATCATATAGGAGATAATATTCACGGTAATATCTTTGAAGCATTAATTGGCGCTATTTATTTAGATAGAGGTTACAATTATTGCAATCAATTTATTTACGATAAAGTTATAGAGCCTTATGTAGATATTGAGCGTTTAGAGGGAAAGATTACAAGTTACAAAGGGCTAATTATAGAATGGTGCCAAAAACAAAAGAAAAAGTATTCTTTTGACACCTACGAAGATACTGGCAACCAAAACATAAAGCACTTTAGTGTAAAAATTAGCATTGATGGTAATTTTGTAGCAAAAGGAAGAGCCACTTCTAAAAAGAAAGCAGAAGAGCAAGCTTCAAAAAGAGTATACTACGCTATGCAAGACTTAATTACGGGTTAA
- the fabF gene encoding beta-ketoacyl-ACP synthase II — protein MQLKRVVVTGLGALTPIGNNIEEYWNALVNGVSGAAPITRFDAAKFKTRFACEIKNFEVTDFINRKDARKMDPFTQYAMVASDEAIADANFDLEKLNKLRVGVIWGAGIGGLETFQNEAMNFGAGDGTPRFNPFFIPKMIADIAPGNISIKNGFMGPNYTTVSACASSANAMIDALNYIRLGTCDVIVTGGSEAAVVISGVGGFNAMHALSTRNESPETASRPFDGTRDGFVLGEGAGALVLEEYEHAKARGATIYAEVIGGGMSSDAHHMTAPHPEGIGVIAVMKNCLENSGIKPEDVDHINTHGTSTPLGDVAELKAISEVFGEHAKNININSTKSMTGHLLGAAGAVESIASILAMKHGIVPPTINHTTVDENINPELNLTLNKSQKRDIKIALSNTFGFGGHNACVAFKKLD, from the coding sequence ATGCAATTAAAACGAGTTGTAGTAACTGGACTTGGCGCATTAACGCCTATTGGTAATAATATTGAAGAATATTGGAACGCATTAGTTAACGGAGTTAGCGGTGCAGCGCCTATCACAAGATTTGATGCTGCCAAGTTCAAAACTCGTTTTGCATGTGAAATTAAAAACTTTGAAGTAACGGACTTTATTAACAGAAAGGACGCACGTAAAATGGATCCATTTACGCAATATGCAATGGTAGCTTCAGACGAAGCAATTGCAGATGCAAATTTTGATCTAGAAAAATTAAACAAATTACGCGTAGGTGTAATTTGGGGAGCAGGAATTGGTGGCTTAGAAACATTTCAAAACGAAGCTATGAATTTTGGTGCTGGAGACGGTACACCAAGATTTAATCCGTTCTTTATTCCAAAAATGATTGCAGATATTGCTCCTGGAAATATTTCCATTAAAAATGGATTTATGGGACCAAATTATACTACAGTTTCTGCATGTGCATCTTCTGCTAACGCAATGATAGATGCTTTAAACTACATTCGCTTAGGCACTTGTGATGTTATTGTAACTGGTGGCTCTGAAGCTGCGGTTGTAATTTCTGGTGTTGGTGGTTTTAACGCCATGCACGCATTATCTACAAGAAACGAAAGTCCAGAAACGGCATCTAGACCTTTTGATGGAACCAGAGATGGTTTTGTTTTAGGTGAAGGAGCTGGCGCACTTGTTTTAGAAGAGTACGAACATGCTAAAGCACGTGGCGCAACTATTTATGCAGAAGTTATTGGAGGCGGAATGTCTTCTGATGCACATCACATGACGGCACCACATCCTGAAGGAATTGGTGTAATTGCTGTGATGAAAAACTGTTTAGAAAATTCAGGAATTAAACCTGAAGATGTAGATCACATTAATACACATGGAACTTCTACTCCACTTGGAGATGTTGCTGAGTTAAAAGCAATTTCTGAAGTGTTTGGAGAGCATGCTAAGAATATTAATATCAATTCTACCAAATCAATGACAGGTCATTTATTAGGAGCTGCAGGTGCTGTTGAATCTATTGCTTCAATTTTAGCAATGAAACACGGTATTGTTCCTCCAACAATAAATCATACAACTGTTGATGAGAACATTAACCCAGAATTAAATCTTACTTTAAACAAATCTCAAAAAAGAGATATAAAAATTGCTTTAAGTAATACTTTTGGTTTTGGAGGTCATAATGCATGTGTTGCGTTTAAAAAATTAGATTAA
- a CDS encoding acyl carrier protein produces the protein MSDIASRVKAIIVDKLGVDDNEVTTEASFTNDLGADSLDTVELIMEFEKEFDIQIPDDQAENIGTVGQAVSYIEEAKK, from the coding sequence ATGTCAGACATTGCATCAAGAGTAAAAGCTATTATCGTAGACAAATTAGGAGTAGACGATAACGAAGTAACAACAGAAGCTAGCTTTACTAACGATTTAGGAGCAGATTCTTTAGATACTGTAGAATTAATTATGGAATTCGAAAAAGAATTTGATATTCAAATACCAGACGATCAGGCTGAGAACATCGGTACGGTTGGTCAAGCAGTAAGTTATATAGAAGAAGCAAAAAAGTAA
- a CDS encoding phosphoribosylglycinamide formyltransferase: protein MKRIVIFASGSGTNAENIINYFQLNKTAEVTHVLSNNEHAKVFERAERLGIMASLFDKDAFRKDKTVLNFLLQEADFIILAGFLWRIPSEIVKAFPNKIINIHPALLPKYGGKGMYGMNVHKAVKMNNETETGITIHYVNENYDEGAIIFQAKTSVSREDSPEDIANNIHKLEQIHFPKVIESVILQHE, encoded by the coding sequence ATGAAACGTATCGTTATTTTTGCCTCTGGGTCTGGTACTAATGCAGAAAATATTATTAATTATTTTCAGTTGAACAAAACTGCGGAAGTTACTCATGTGCTGTCTAACAATGAACATGCCAAAGTCTTTGAAAGGGCTGAACGCCTTGGTATAATGGCTTCCCTGTTCGATAAAGATGCCTTTAGAAAAGATAAAACTGTACTTAATTTTTTATTGCAAGAAGCAGATTTTATCATTTTAGCCGGATTTCTTTGGAGAATTCCTTCAGAGATTGTTAAAGCATTTCCAAATAAAATTATAAATATTCACCCTGCATTATTGCCAAAATATGGTGGAAAAGGAATGTACGGAATGAATGTTCATAAAGCTGTAAAAATGAATAATGAGACAGAAACTGGCATCACAATTCACTATGTAAACGAAAATTACGACGAAGGAGCGATCATTTTTCAGGCAAAAACGTCAGTTTCAAGAGAAGATTCTCCAGAAGATATTGCAAATAATATTCATAAACTAGAACAAATACATTTTCCGAAGGTTATAGAAAGTGTTATTTTACAGCATGAGTAA
- a CDS encoding viroplasmin family protein codes for MSKKKKYYVVWKGKKTGVFTSWKVCKTQIDGFEGAQYKAFANLNEAEKAFKGRYEDYKGKNTKKPTLSTAEKATYGSPILESLAVDAACAGNPGKMEYRGVLTKSKKQVFIQGPFKKGTNNIGEFLALVHGIALLKSKKMDDLPIYSDSKIAMSWVKRKQCRTNVVFDSSNKDVLELIKRAEKWLKENTYKNPILKWETKAWGEIPADFGRK; via the coding sequence ATGAGTAAGAAAAAAAAATACTACGTTGTTTGGAAGGGAAAAAAAACGGGTGTTTTTACTTCTTGGAAAGTTTGTAAAACACAAATTGATGGTTTTGAAGGTGCGCAATACAAAGCTTTTGCTAATTTGAACGAAGCCGAAAAGGCTTTCAAAGGAAGGTATGAAGATTACAAAGGGAAAAACACAAAAAAACCAACACTTTCAACTGCTGAAAAAGCAACCTACGGTTCTCCAATTTTAGAAAGTTTAGCTGTTGATGCTGCTTGTGCTGGAAATCCTGGAAAAATGGAATATAGAGGCGTATTAACCAAGTCTAAAAAGCAAGTTTTTATTCAAGGTCCTTTTAAAAAAGGAACCAATAATATTGGAGAGTTTTTAGCGCTTGTTCATGGAATTGCGCTTTTAAAGAGCAAAAAAATGGACGATTTACCAATTTATTCTGATTCTAAAATTGCAATGTCTTGGGTTAAAAGGAAACAATGTAGAACTAATGTTGTCTTCGATTCGTCTAATAAAGATGTATTAGAGTTGATAAAGCGTGCCGAAAAATGGCTGAAAGAAAACACCTATAAAAACCCTATTTTAAAATGGGAAACCAAAGCGTGGGGAGAAATTCCTGCGGATTTTGGTAGAAAATAA
- a CDS encoding carboxypeptidase-like regulatory domain-containing protein, translated as MIKKGNFLLLLFFVTHYIISQNINIKGKVIDKEHNNLSNITIMIYGNGQLISYGYSNEKGEFQISINQNKLKTLTIVANGLGFEEEKNIINILKSTINTNFLLQEKNEILKEVVLETWEKIKVKKDTIVYKVSAFKDGSENVVEDLLKNIPGMEISLNGTIKVNGKAIDKLLVEGDDLFDDKYKLLTKNLDASTIKEVELLTNFEDNPVLKSFQESEKIALNLKLKNDKKNVWFGNLDLGFGTNNSTNTTINIGLLKNKIKFFNLSNINSIGNSAVSQVKNEKTINFTGFNVNKKNEKTNNELITIDNLSSSNFSNDEDVFNNSFLNSLSFVTNLSKQTKLRNLTYFTYDDIEKQNNNITKYFIEPETISFIEQNKIEIKDISFATEFELKYLSKNDEYYTYNFIFENNPTKNNGNLIFNNEKVVQKLKEKKQNFFNHLNFTKKISNNTLLLAYAYLGINNTKQNYSILPNTFSDVFNNDGALTIYQKNNTPLTYYGLNSELITKKNKAEYGLEFSATVDKDKIISSFRFDNIHKIDSLSNHVNYRNQKISLKGKYNYNISTLFKVRSSLSIEKNYINLNKKNNQYFFVNPKISLHSNKTKIGNFGVSYGFQNNLPNSKYLTESYILTNYRSFNKGFDNIQQSNNHSFGFYYTFNNYKKQFLINSFLLHSFSDKSYGVKSLISDNVNFNQYTIVNGGKLTNYNLSATKYLKDVSSSLKLSTQQSWSNNPVIINNITSNVENYTSIYRMQGTTYFRLPINFKFGFQLNYSKGKFNEQFSTNSYLESSLDTSIKISNNWLCKFENNYYSINSKDYLFSNINLNYNPKKSKLSYRFKINNLSNITKFNDVFLSDFQRNETSFKIVPRYFLLNIKYVF; from the coding sequence ATGATAAAAAAAGGTAATTTTCTGTTACTATTATTTTTTGTTACACACTACATAATTTCTCAAAACATTAATATTAAAGGAAAGGTTATTGATAAAGAACACAATAACCTTTCTAATATTACAATAATGATTTACGGAAATGGCCAATTAATATCATACGGATATTCTAACGAAAAAGGGGAGTTTCAAATTTCTATAAATCAGAATAAATTAAAAACATTAACTATTGTTGCTAATGGTTTAGGTTTTGAAGAAGAAAAAAATATCATTAACATATTAAAAAGTACAATAAATACTAATTTCTTATTACAAGAGAAAAACGAAATATTAAAGGAAGTTGTGCTTGAAACTTGGGAAAAGATAAAAGTTAAAAAAGATACAATTGTTTACAAAGTATCGGCATTTAAAGATGGTTCAGAAAATGTTGTAGAAGACTTACTTAAAAATATACCCGGAATGGAAATTTCTTTAAATGGTACTATAAAAGTTAATGGTAAAGCTATTGACAAATTACTTGTTGAAGGCGATGATCTTTTTGATGATAAATACAAATTATTAACTAAAAACTTAGATGCAAGCACTATTAAAGAAGTAGAATTACTTACTAACTTTGAAGATAACCCTGTGTTAAAAAGTTTTCAGGAATCAGAAAAAATAGCTTTAAATTTAAAACTTAAAAATGATAAAAAAAATGTTTGGTTTGGAAATTTAGATTTGGGTTTTGGAACAAATAATAGCACTAATACAACTATAAATATTGGTTTACTGAAAAATAAAATAAAATTCTTTAATCTATCAAACATAAATAGTATTGGAAACTCAGCTGTTTCACAAGTGAAAAATGAAAAAACAATAAATTTTACTGGATTTAATGTTAATAAAAAAAATGAAAAAACTAATAACGAACTTATAACTATTGACAATCTATCATCTTCAAATTTCTCTAATGATGAAGATGTTTTTAATAATTCTTTTTTAAACTCACTAAGCTTTGTCACTAATCTCTCTAAGCAAACAAAATTAAGAAATCTGACCTATTTTACTTATGATGATATAGAAAAACAAAATAATAACATCACTAAATATTTTATTGAACCTGAAACAATTTCTTTTATAGAACAAAATAAAATTGAAATTAAGGATATATCATTTGCTACAGAATTTGAGTTAAAATATTTATCAAAGAATGATGAGTATTATACCTATAATTTCATATTTGAAAACAACCCAACTAAAAATAATGGAAATCTTATTTTTAATAATGAAAAAGTGGTTCAAAAATTAAAAGAAAAAAAACAGAATTTTTTCAATCACTTAAATTTCACAAAAAAAATTTCTAACAATACCTTATTGTTAGCATATGCTTATTTAGGCATAAATAACACCAAACAGAATTATAGCATTCTACCAAATACTTTTAGTGACGTTTTTAATAATGATGGAGCTTTAACAATTTATCAAAAAAACAACACACCTCTTACTTATTATGGTTTAAACTCTGAGTTAATTACAAAAAAAAATAAGGCTGAGTATGGATTAGAATTTTCAGCAACAGTAGATAAAGATAAGATTATTAGTAGTTTTAGATTTGACAATATCCATAAAATCGATTCATTATCTAACCATGTTAATTACAGAAATCAGAAAATCTCTTTAAAAGGAAAGTATAACTACAATATTTCAACACTATTCAAAGTAAGAAGCTCTCTATCTATAGAGAAAAATTATATAAATCTAAACAAAAAGAATAATCAATACTTTTTTGTAAACCCTAAGATAAGTTTGCATTCCAATAAAACCAAAATTGGTAATTTTGGTGTGAGTTATGGTTTTCAAAATAATTTACCAAATTCAAAATATTTAACTGAAAGTTATATATTAACAAATTATAGATCATTTAATAAAGGCTTCGATAACATTCAACAATCAAACAATCATAGTTTTGGTTTTTACTATACATTCAATAATTACAAAAAACAATTTTTAATTAATTCTTTTTTGTTACATAGTTTCTCTGATAAAAGTTATGGTGTAAAGAGTTTAATTTCCGACAACGTTAATTTTAACCAATATACTATAGTAAATGGAGGAAAACTAACTAATTACAATTTAAGTGCAACAAAATACTTAAAAGATGTATCTAGTAGCTTAAAGTTAAGTACTCAACAATCATGGTCAAATAATCCTGTAATAATAAACAATATAACAAGTAATGTGGAAAACTACACTTCAATATATAGAATGCAAGGAACCACATATTTTAGATTACCAATAAATTTTAAATTTGGTTTTCAACTTAACTATTCTAAAGGAAAATTTAATGAACAGTTTTCTACTAACAGTTATTTAGAAAGTAGTTTAGACACAAGTATAAAAATATCTAATAATTGGTTGTGTAAGTTTGAAAACAATTATTACTCTATAAATTCTAAAGATTATTTGTTTTCAAATATAAACTTAAATTATAATCCTAAAAAGAGTAAATTATCTTACCGATTTAAAATTAACAACCTCTCTAATATAACAAAATTTAACGATGTATTTCTGTCTGATTTCCAGAGAAATGAAACAAGTTTTAAAATAGTTCCAAGATATTTTTTGTTAAACATTAAGTATGTTTTTTAA
- a CDS encoding GLPGLI family protein: protein MIKKAIIIFFLYFSITIFSQDKKGVVFYGQKESMGMGSDIGIDYTSVLVFNKDESIYITRNDSLEKGNIREEQTFKDKNNVYMVTKATNKYGFRYYTDFNKDSLYSRGLGFTYVKEKKPKIKWKITKETKKIGNYLCIKAITKFRGRNYTAWYTPKIAIKYGPWKLQGLPGLILEAYDTKKEIYFYFKNLKYPAITSINIAKPVKQPNQIHKKWITLKEYRKFLIDAYLNSINSGRVFAENFNSADTESNVKLQLKDSFIENFEITEFYDKKR from the coding sequence ATGATAAAAAAAGCTATAATTATATTTTTCTTATACTTCTCTATTACAATATTTTCTCAAGATAAAAAAGGAGTTGTGTTTTATGGACAAAAAGAAAGTATGGGAATGGGTTCAGATATAGGTATTGATTATACATCTGTTCTAGTATTTAACAAAGATGAATCAATTTATATAACTAGAAACGATTCATTAGAAAAAGGAAATATTCGTGAAGAACAAACCTTTAAGGATAAAAACAATGTTTATATGGTAACTAAAGCCACTAATAAATATGGGTTTAGGTATTATACAGATTTCAACAAAGACAGTTTATATAGTAGGGGTTTAGGTTTTACCTATGTAAAAGAAAAAAAACCTAAAATAAAATGGAAAATTACAAAAGAAACAAAAAAAATAGGAAACTATTTATGCATTAAAGCAATTACTAAGTTTAGAGGAAGAAATTATACTGCTTGGTACACACCAAAAATTGCAATAAAATATGGTCCTTGGAAACTACAAGGTTTACCTGGTTTAATTTTAGAAGCATACGACACAAAAAAAGAGATCTACTTTTATTTTAAAAATTTAAAATACCCAGCAATTACTAGTATTAATATAGCAAAACCTGTAAAACAGCCTAATCAAATTCATAAAAAATGGATTACTTTAAAAGAATATCGAAAATTTTTAATAGACGCTTATTTAAATTCTATTAATAGTGGTAGAGTTTTTGCTGAAAATTTTAATTCTGCAGACACAGAGTCAAATGTAAAACTTCAACTAAAAGATTCATTTATTGAAAACTTTGAAATAACTGAATTTTATGATAAAAAAAGGTAA
- a CDS encoding pentapeptide repeat-containing protein: MKTLNSNFWNSNFWNSNFWNSNFWNSNFWNSNFWNSNFFFKSKIQKRSLNPYSFFGIVKIPR; this comes from the coding sequence ATAAAAACATTAAATAGTAATTTTTGGAATAGTAATTTTTGGAATAGTAATTTTTGGAATAGTAATTTTTGGAATAGTAATTTTTGGAATAGTAATTTTTGGAATAGTAATTTTTTCTTTAAATCAAAGATACAAAAAAGAAGCTTAAATCCATATAGCTTTTTTGGCATCGTAAAAATACCACGCTAA
- a CDS encoding helix-turn-helix domain-containing protein, giving the protein MFLFKTTEELESNLLKRIKEEREKIGLSQYELAKRIGLGQSAYQKIEKGKTRLDMFRFLKITQALGVYPKDFFDN; this is encoded by the coding sequence ATGTTTTTATTTAAAACTACTGAAGAGTTAGAAAGTAACTTATTAAAAAGAATTAAAGAAGAAAGAGAAAAAATTGGGTTGTCACAATATGAGCTTGCTAAACGAATTGGTTTAGGGCAAAGCGCGTATCAAAAAATTGAAAAAGGAAAAACACGTTTAGATATGTTTCGTTTTTTAAAAATTACGCAAGCTTTAGGTGTTTACCCGAAAGATTTCTTTGACAATTAA
- a CDS encoding AfsR/SARP family transcriptional regulator, protein MSELSDKLQQLTEFYEQAPIKIKTLGQFSVWRNEEKISSKEFGRDKTIQLLQYLISNRHRHALHKEKIMDNLWEDWNDRDFKVALHGINKALEPNRPSRTEPQFILRQGVSYQLATDKVWIDIDALEKYIIIGNQALSEEKEIAKKAYKKAIELYQGVFLPNRIYEDWSSEEREKSQLLILGAYITLAEILLAENPLESIRLAQAALAIDNTWEDAYRLQMRGYLAKGNRPQAIKTYMKCEVILEEEYGISPLPETKQLLKEIEAIG, encoded by the coding sequence ATGTCTGAATTATCCGACAAACTACAACAGCTCACAGAGTTTTATGAGCAAGCTCCCATCAAAATTAAAACGTTGGGGCAGTTTTCGGTATGGAGAAATGAAGAAAAAATTTCTTCTAAAGAATTTGGACGTGATAAAACAATTCAGCTTTTACAATACTTAATTTCCAACAGACATAGACACGCGCTTCATAAAGAAAAAATTATGGACAATCTTTGGGAAGATTGGAATGATCGTGATTTTAAAGTTGCTTTACACGGAATAAATAAAGCCTTAGAACCTAATAGACCTTCGCGTACGGAACCACAATTTATATTAAGACAAGGTGTAAGTTATCAATTAGCAACAGATAAAGTTTGGATAGATATTGATGCTTTAGAAAAATACATAATTATTGGAAACCAAGCGCTTTCCGAAGAAAAAGAAATTGCCAAAAAAGCCTACAAAAAAGCAATTGAATTGTACCAAGGTGTTTTTTTACCCAATAGAATTTACGAAGATTGGTCTTCTGAAGAACGGGAGAAAAGTCAGTTGTTAATTTTAGGCGCTTATATTACGTTGGCAGAAATTTTATTGGCAGAAAATCCGCTTGAAAGTATCCGTTTAGCACAAGCAGCTTTAGCAATAGACAATACTTGGGAAGATGCTTACAGATTACAAATGCGTGGTTATTTAGCAAAAGGAAATAGACCACAAGCTATTAAAACGTATATGAAGTGCGAAGTAATTTTGGAAGAAGAATATGGCATTTCACCTTTACCAGAAACTAAACAATTATTAAAAGAAATTGAAGCGATTGGGTAA
- a CDS encoding NAD(P)H-dependent glycerol-3-phosphate dehydrogenase, whose product MKLKVGILGGGSWGTTVASIVAKNAEATIWARRKETVDEINEHHTNQRYLPNAKLTRSLKAVNTIKEAVENADVIVMGIPSQNLRAVLEQAKPHIRPWIPIVNLAKGLEISSKMRMTEIIEELLPGHPAGVLTGPNLAKEIHSGKAAAAVIAMVDDTIAKNLQPIFSSGLFRVYTNSDVIGCELGGALKNIMAIATGMGDGANAGDNTRAALITRGLAELTRLGVAMGGKKSTFAGLAGMGDLVATCSSDKSRNHHVGFQLGTGKSLAQIIEEMNEVAEGVKTAKVVMELAKDYNVPMPISEEVYKVLYEGNTIQQAFKGLLQIEIGSEKEPG is encoded by the coding sequence ATGAAATTAAAAGTAGGCATACTTGGTGGCGGTTCTTGGGGAACAACAGTAGCATCTATTGTTGCAAAAAATGCGGAAGCAACTATTTGGGCGCGTAGAAAAGAAACGGTTGATGAAATAAACGAGCATCACACCAATCAACGGTATTTACCAAATGCAAAACTAACGCGTTCTTTAAAGGCGGTAAATACAATTAAAGAAGCCGTAGAAAATGCCGATGTAATTGTAATGGGAATTCCTTCTCAAAATCTTAGAGCAGTTTTAGAACAAGCAAAACCACATATAAGACCTTGGATTCCTATTGTTAATTTAGCAAAAGGTTTAGAGATTTCTTCAAAAATGCGAATGACAGAAATTATTGAAGAATTATTACCTGGACATCCTGCCGGTGTTTTAACAGGTCCAAATTTAGCAAAGGAAATTCATTCTGGAAAAGCTGCAGCGGCTGTAATTGCAATGGTTGATGACACTATTGCTAAAAATCTACAACCTATTTTTAGTTCAGGATTATTTCGTGTTTATACAAATTCTGATGTTATTGGTTGTGAATTGGGTGGTGCTTTAAAAAATATTATGGCAATTGCAACAGGAATGGGTGATGGCGCAAATGCTGGTGATAACACAAGAGCGGCATTAATTACTCGTGGTTTGGCAGAACTAACACGTTTAGGTGTTGCAATGGGCGGTAAAAAAAGCACGTTTGCTGGTTTGGCTGGAATGGGAGATTTGGTAGCAACATGTTCCAGCGATAAAAGTAGAAATCACCATGTAGGTTTTCAATTAGGAACGGGTAAAAGTTTAGCCCAAATTATTGAAGAAATGAACGAAGTTGCTGAAGGTGTGAAAACCGCAAAAGTGGTTATGGAATTAGCAAAAGATTATAACGTTCCAATGCCAATTTCTGAAGAAGTGTATAAGGTTTTATACGAAGGAAATACTATACAACAAGCTTTTAAAGGTTTATTACAAATTGAAATTGGCTCTGAAAAAGAACCAGGATAA